In Microvenator marinus, one genomic interval encodes:
- a CDS encoding DNA alkylation repair protein, whose amino-acid sequence MDTENLVEFARSKLRVHADSQKAAEMAAYMKTDQPFYGVSSPLRAAIGKELFAAFIPKTREDYEAGVRALWSGEHREEQYLALGFARKWKRFISSDSLELYEELIREGAWWDLVDETTSHLVSPVLLKERVSVRPLLACWIDDECMWIRRAAILSQLKHRSETDEEMLFDFCLKRSHEKEFFIRKAIGWALREYSYYEPERVEAFVTRNRELLSGLSYREATRVIEKVKKEKRE is encoded by the coding sequence ATGGATACTGAGAATCTCGTCGAATTCGCACGGTCAAAACTTCGAGTCCACGCGGATTCTCAAAAGGCCGCGGAAATGGCCGCGTATATGAAGACCGACCAGCCATTCTATGGTGTCTCAAGTCCCCTGCGCGCTGCGATCGGCAAAGAGCTCTTCGCGGCATTTATTCCGAAAACTCGGGAGGATTATGAAGCCGGAGTTCGAGCCCTCTGGAGTGGTGAGCATCGCGAGGAGCAATACCTCGCGCTCGGGTTTGCGAGAAAGTGGAAGAGATTCATAAGTTCAGATTCGTTGGAGCTTTATGAGGAACTAATCCGCGAAGGCGCTTGGTGGGACCTAGTCGACGAAACCACGTCGCACCTTGTGTCGCCGGTGCTTTTGAAGGAACGTGTATCGGTTAGGCCTCTGTTGGCTTGTTGGATCGATGATGAGTGCATGTGGATTCGACGGGCGGCAATCCTATCTCAGTTAAAACACCGGTCCGAAACAGACGAAGAGATGCTCTTTGATTTCTGTTTGAAGCGATCCCACGAGAAAGAATTCTTTATCCGAAAGGCCATCGGTTGGGCGCTAAGAGAGTATTCCTACTACGAGCCTGAGCGTGTGGAAGCATTCGTGACTAGGAATCGAGAGCTTCTGAGTGGGTTATCGTATCGAGAGGCGACGAGGGTTATAGAGAAAGTCAAAAAGGAGAAACGTGAATAA
- a CDS encoding YdeI/OmpD-associated family protein produces MNNTSVESYLAEGCGRCEHYQTPQCKVHLWTEELLALREILRSTSLDETMKWGSPCYTFDGKNVAMMGSFRDYCSISFFKGVLLEDPEGLLEAPGPNSRHARLLKFRSLEDVERLASQALNFLNQAVEIQKKGLKVDAAEVEPLPDELEARLLSEDGLWEAYEALTPGRQRSFILHVSSAKNPETRVRRAEKCVPKIWAGKGFNEY; encoded by the coding sequence GTGAATAACACCAGTGTGGAATCCTATCTTGCTGAGGGCTGTGGGCGTTGCGAGCATTACCAAACGCCCCAGTGTAAGGTGCATCTTTGGACTGAAGAACTCTTGGCTCTGAGAGAAATTCTGAGGTCCACAAGTCTTGATGAGACTATGAAGTGGGGGTCTCCTTGCTACACATTCGATGGTAAGAATGTGGCCATGATGGGCTCGTTTAGAGACTACTGTTCCATCAGTTTCTTCAAGGGCGTACTGCTTGAAGATCCCGAAGGTCTGCTCGAAGCTCCGGGGCCGAATTCAAGGCACGCGCGTTTGCTCAAATTCAGGTCTTTGGAAGATGTGGAGCGGCTGGCTTCGCAGGCTCTGAACTTCTTGAATCAAGCCGTGGAGATCCAAAAGAAGGGGCTCAAAGTGGATGCCGCTGAGGTTGAACCGCTGCCGGATGAGCTCGAGGCGAGGCTCTTGTCTGAAGACGGCCTGTGGGAAGCGTATGAGGCGTTGACGCCGGGGCGGCAACGTAGCTTCATCCTTCATGTCTCAAGTGCAAAGAACCCTGAGACCCGAGTGCGACGGGCGGAGAAATGCGTCCCAAAAATTTGGGCGGGAAAAGGCTTCAACGAGTATTAG
- the katG gene encoding catalase/peroxidase HPI gives MSSGKCPVHGNTSMASRSNRDWWPNQLNLKVLSQQSNKTNPMGEDFDYREEFKKIDYDALKADLTALMTDSQDWWPADWGHYGGLFIRMAWHAAGTYRTADGRGGGGTGNQRFAPLNSWPDNASLDKARRLLWPVKQKYGNKISWADLIILAGNVAMESMGLKMFGFAGGRADIFEPEEDIYWGSEDTWLGDKRYSGDRELENPLAAVQMGLIYVNPEGPNGTPDPVASGRDIRETFARMAMNDYETVALTAGGHTFGKMHGNGDASKLGPEPEGADLHEMGLGWINRQGKGNAEDTITSGLEGAWTPTPTKWDMSYFDMLFGYEWELVKSPAGAWQWQPKEEEAQTLVPDAHVPGKKNPPVMTTADMALRMDPIYEPISRHFHANPDEFADAYARAWFKLTHRDMGPKSRYLGPEVPKEDLIWQDPIPAVDHELANAADIKDLKAKILASGLSVNELVYTAWSSASTFRGSDMRGGANGARVRLEPQRNWAVNEPAQLTKALGVFEGIQSAFNAANGAKKISLADLIVLGGCAAVEKAAKDAGFDIEVPFTPGRMDASQEQTDVESFEYLEPVADGFRNYLKQKYTISAEEMLVDKAQLLGLTAPEMTVLVGGMRALGANFGGTKHGVLTATPGKLTNDFFVNLLDMGVAWKPTNDDALEFEGRDRKSGAVKWTATRVDLVFGSNSQLRALAEVYAQNDSKEKFVKDFVAAWNKVMNADRFDLL, from the coding sequence ATGAGTAGTGGAAAATGTCCCGTTCATGGAAATACATCAATGGCGAGCCGATCCAATCGTGATTGGTGGCCAAACCAACTCAATTTGAAGGTTCTTAGCCAGCAGTCGAACAAGACGAACCCAATGGGTGAGGATTTCGATTACCGCGAAGAATTCAAGAAGATCGATTATGACGCGTTGAAAGCTGATTTGACCGCGCTCATGACCGACTCACAAGATTGGTGGCCGGCCGACTGGGGTCATTACGGTGGTTTGTTCATTCGTATGGCCTGGCACGCGGCTGGTACCTATCGCACGGCTGATGGTCGTGGGGGTGGAGGAACCGGCAATCAGCGATTCGCGCCGCTTAACAGCTGGCCGGACAACGCCAGCCTGGATAAGGCGCGTCGCCTTCTTTGGCCGGTTAAGCAGAAGTACGGCAACAAGATCTCATGGGCCGACCTCATCATTTTGGCAGGCAACGTAGCCATGGAGTCGATGGGCCTCAAGATGTTCGGATTTGCTGGTGGTCGCGCAGACATCTTCGAGCCAGAAGAAGACATTTATTGGGGAAGCGAGGATACCTGGCTTGGCGACAAGAGGTACTCCGGCGACCGTGAGCTTGAGAACCCGCTGGCAGCTGTTCAGATGGGTTTGATCTACGTCAATCCCGAGGGGCCAAATGGTACACCTGACCCCGTCGCTTCTGGTCGTGATATTCGTGAGACCTTTGCGCGGATGGCCATGAACGACTACGAGACGGTCGCGCTGACCGCAGGTGGTCATACCTTTGGTAAGATGCACGGCAACGGCGACGCGTCGAAACTCGGGCCCGAGCCCGAGGGTGCTGACCTGCATGAAATGGGACTTGGTTGGATCAACCGCCAGGGCAAAGGGAATGCGGAAGATACGATCACGTCGGGACTCGAAGGTGCTTGGACACCAACGCCAACCAAGTGGGACATGTCCTACTTTGATATGCTCTTTGGATACGAGTGGGAGCTTGTGAAGAGCCCAGCTGGTGCTTGGCAGTGGCAGCCTAAGGAAGAAGAGGCACAGACTCTCGTGCCGGACGCTCACGTTCCAGGTAAGAAGAACCCACCTGTGATGACGACCGCAGATATGGCTTTGCGCATGGACCCGATCTACGAGCCGATCTCGCGCCATTTCCACGCAAACCCAGACGAGTTTGCGGATGCGTACGCCCGCGCATGGTTCAAGCTGACTCATCGCGATATGGGACCGAAGTCGCGCTACCTTGGGCCCGAGGTTCCAAAGGAAGACTTAATCTGGCAAGACCCGATTCCTGCCGTTGACCACGAGTTGGCCAACGCTGCGGATATCAAAGACTTGAAGGCTAAAATTTTGGCTTCGGGTCTTAGCGTAAACGAATTGGTGTACACAGCTTGGTCGTCTGCATCGACCTTCCGCGGCTCAGATATGCGAGGAGGTGCTAACGGTGCGCGTGTGCGTCTTGAGCCACAGCGCAACTGGGCCGTCAATGAGCCTGCTCAACTTACCAAGGCACTCGGCGTATTCGAAGGCATTCAGTCGGCTTTCAATGCTGCGAATGGCGCGAAGAAGATTTCGCTCGCTGACCTGATTGTGTTGGGTGGTTGTGCGGCGGTAGAGAAAGCGGCGAAGGACGCCGGGTTTGATATCGAAGTACCTTTCACTCCTGGACGTATGGACGCGTCTCAAGAGCAAACCGACGTGGAGTCGTTTGAGTACCTCGAGCCTGTTGCTGACGGATTCCGCAACTACCTGAAGCAGAAATACACCATTTCAGCTGAAGAGATGTTGGTGGATAAGGCTCAGTTGCTTGGGCTGACCGCGCCTGAGATGACTGTGCTCGTGGGTGGAATGCGTGCCCTCGGCGCAAACTTCGGGGGAACCAAGCACGGTGTGTTGACCGCAACCCCAGGCAAGCTCACGAATGATTTCTTCGTGAACCTCTTGGACATGGGCGTGGCGTGGAAGCCAACCAATGATGATGCGCTTGAGTTCGAAGGCCGAGATCGCAAGAGCGGAGCTGTGAAATGGACCGCGACCCGAGTTGACTTGGTGTTCGGTTCGAACTCGCAGCTTCGCGCACTCGCTGAGGTCTACGCTCAGAACGATAGCAAAGAGAAGTTCGTCAAGGACTTCGTCGCTGCTTGGAACAAGGTCATGAACGCTGACCGTTTCGACCTTCTCTAA
- a CDS encoding LysR family transcriptional regulator, with the protein MEWLNFRHLYSFWAVCRYGGFSKAAERLYVSQSTVSEQVSQLEDYLGEELLERNTRSVKMTLRGEALLAYADQIFEKSSQINRVFRDSEDESRRHLKIGIVGGISRNFVYARIEDAFLNQADLHVEVYSGAIDELTRQLRTFDIDMVLSLELPRHQEMSTMTHHLVATSPLKLVGTPELIEQVESGSVAPRLFVFRHPFEGYPVQACSERYGVEFDLAVSTDDISLLRFLANGSSGLALVPEIGVREDLKAGRVKTLDVPNDPSVDIYAITLQASARRSFVQRLSLAFIHNSWQNA; encoded by the coding sequence ATGGAGTGGCTAAACTTTCGGCATCTTTACTCTTTTTGGGCGGTTTGTCGGTATGGCGGGTTCAGCAAGGCGGCGGAACGTCTCTACGTTTCACAGTCTACGGTGAGCGAACAAGTCTCGCAGCTAGAGGACTATCTGGGTGAGGAGTTGTTGGAGAGAAACACACGTTCCGTGAAGATGACGCTTCGCGGAGAGGCGCTTCTGGCCTATGCGGACCAGATTTTCGAGAAGAGTTCGCAAATCAATCGAGTCTTCCGCGATAGCGAAGACGAGTCGCGCCGCCACTTAAAGATTGGAATCGTCGGAGGAATTTCGAGAAACTTCGTCTACGCTCGGATTGAGGATGCGTTTCTAAACCAAGCGGACCTTCATGTGGAGGTTTACAGCGGGGCGATCGACGAGCTTACGCGTCAGCTACGCACCTTTGACATCGATATGGTCTTGAGTCTTGAGCTGCCACGCCATCAAGAGATGTCGACCATGACTCATCATCTGGTGGCAACGAGTCCGCTGAAATTGGTGGGAACACCTGAGTTGATTGAGCAGGTTGAGAGCGGGAGCGTTGCGCCGAGGCTCTTTGTCTTTCGTCATCCTTTTGAAGGGTATCCGGTTCAGGCGTGTTCCGAACGGTATGGGGTTGAGTTCGATTTGGCGGTGAGCACAGACGATATCTCCTTGTTGCGATTCTTGGCCAATGGCTCGAGCGGGCTTGCGCTGGTGCCTGAGATTGGCGTGCGCGAGGACCTCAAAGCCGGGAGGGTTAAGACACTCGATGTTCCCAACGACCCGAGCGTAGATATTTATGCGATAACACTTCAGGCGTCTGCTAGGCGAAGTTTTGTGCAACGCTTGAGTCTAGCGTTCATCCATAACTCGTGGCAAAACGCCTGA
- the mnmH gene encoding tRNA 2-selenouridine(34) synthase MnmH codes for MGKRIDIAGFLELLHSGVPAFDVRTPAEYESGHIPGVNNLPLFSNEERVVVGTSYKQKGREQALLEGLEFVGPKMRTMVEEVIKASGSPPGKVLVHCWRGGMRSQSVAWLLELYGYETLTLEKGYKGFRHWVLGQLDDVPPLNVIGGPTGAGKTDILDVLKEDGEPVIDLEGLANHRGSAFGSLLLGAQPTQEHFENLLAFELARVRVQGLPVWIEDESRMVGYVQVPNRVYEAIRASQVLFLEVPFESRVERLVEVYGDASPELLKDSFDRIQTRLGGLKHKEAHDALEKGDLHEAAAIALTYYDRAYAKGLGRRDPELVMRVEVNGDAHEMANQIRAFKARDIA; via the coding sequence TTGGGAAAACGAATCGACATAGCTGGTTTTTTGGAGCTCCTGCATTCAGGTGTTCCCGCTTTTGACGTGCGCACACCGGCTGAGTACGAATCTGGGCACATTCCTGGGGTCAACAATCTCCCGCTCTTCAGCAACGAGGAGCGCGTTGTTGTCGGTACGTCCTACAAGCAGAAGGGTAGGGAACAAGCGCTCTTAGAAGGGCTTGAATTCGTCGGTCCAAAAATGCGGACCATGGTTGAAGAGGTCATCAAGGCCAGTGGCTCGCCTCCTGGCAAGGTCCTTGTGCACTGTTGGCGAGGCGGCATGAGGAGCCAGAGCGTGGCCTGGCTGCTTGAACTTTATGGCTATGAAACCCTGACCTTGGAGAAGGGCTACAAAGGGTTTCGGCATTGGGTCCTGGGACAACTTGACGATGTGCCACCTCTCAATGTGATCGGGGGCCCAACTGGTGCCGGAAAGACCGATATCCTGGATGTTTTGAAAGAGGACGGCGAGCCCGTCATCGACCTTGAGGGCCTCGCGAACCACAGAGGGTCGGCGTTTGGAAGCCTTCTCCTCGGGGCTCAACCGACTCAGGAGCATTTTGAGAACTTGCTGGCCTTTGAGTTAGCGCGAGTGCGTGTTCAGGGGCTCCCTGTGTGGATTGAGGACGAGAGTCGGATGGTTGGGTATGTTCAGGTGCCAAATCGAGTTTACGAGGCAATCCGAGCGTCTCAGGTGCTCTTCTTAGAAGTTCCATTTGAGTCCCGGGTCGAGAGGCTCGTAGAGGTCTATGGAGATGCGTCTCCAGAGCTGCTCAAGGACTCTTTTGACCGAATTCAGACCCGGCTCGGTGGCTTGAAGCACAAAGAAGCACATGATGCCTTGGAAAAAGGGGACCTGCATGAGGCGGCAGCAATCGCCTTGACCTATTACGACCGCGCGTACGCCAAAGGTCTCGGGCGGCGTGACCCTGAGCTTGTGATGCGTGTGGAAGTCAACGGGGACGCGCATGAAATGGCAAACCAAATCAGAGCCTTTAAGGCTAGGGATATCGCATGA
- the selD gene encoding selenide, water dikinase SelD, with product MNSTKVRLTQYSHGAGCGCKLSPAVLDQILANRTTTPDAMSRLLVGNSSRDDAGALDLEDGRVLLSTTDFFMPIVDDPYEFGRIASANAISDIYAMGGSPVMAIAILGWPIDKLGPEIAGEVMEGSRSICAEAGVALAGGHSIDSPEPIFGLAVNGLVARQNLKQNDAARAGDRLYLTKPLGVGILTTAEKKGILREADIGLAAASMMRLNKVGAALGHVAGVHAMTDVTGFGLLGHLSEMCVGSSLNAVVELDKIRTLTDLEGYLDQGSVPGGTGRNWASYGDKVGSISERAKSLLADPQTSGGLLVSVAESAQSEVEAILKEHGLEAHLSPIGHLSDRGAQGHYIEIR from the coding sequence ATGAATTCTACGAAAGTTCGTTTGACTCAATACTCACATGGCGCTGGCTGCGGCTGTAAGCTTTCACCGGCAGTGCTCGACCAAATCCTCGCCAACAGGACCACGACCCCAGACGCAATGTCGAGGCTTTTGGTGGGTAATAGCTCGCGGGATGATGCGGGAGCTCTGGACTTGGAAGACGGCCGCGTTCTCCTAAGCACGACTGACTTCTTCATGCCTATTGTGGACGACCCTTATGAGTTTGGGCGAATCGCCTCGGCAAACGCCATCAGCGATATCTACGCCATGGGCGGTAGTCCGGTGATGGCCATCGCAATCCTTGGGTGGCCGATCGACAAACTCGGCCCGGAGATTGCGGGCGAGGTGATGGAGGGGAGTCGGTCGATTTGTGCTGAGGCGGGTGTGGCGCTCGCCGGCGGACATAGTATCGACAGTCCGGAGCCGATCTTTGGCTTGGCCGTCAATGGGCTCGTCGCCCGGCAAAATCTCAAACAAAACGATGCGGCCCGAGCCGGTGATAGACTCTATCTCACCAAGCCTCTGGGCGTTGGTATTTTGACCACAGCTGAGAAGAAAGGGATCCTGCGCGAGGCTGATATTGGTCTGGCGGCGGCCTCGATGATGAGACTCAACAAGGTTGGCGCAGCTCTAGGGCATGTAGCCGGTGTACACGCGATGACCGATGTGACCGGGTTTGGGCTCCTCGGCCACCTGAGCGAAATGTGCGTGGGCTCAAGCCTGAACGCAGTAGTTGAGTTAGACAAGATTCGCACCCTGACGGACCTGGAAGGGTATCTGGACCAGGGGAGCGTCCCAGGCGGAACCGGACGCAATTGGGCGAGTTACGGCGACAAGGTTGGATCAATCTCCGAGCGGGCAAAATCGCTGCTCGCCGATCCTCAAACTAGCGGTGGATTACTTGTTTCGGTGGCTGAGTCTGCTCAGTCTGAAGTCGAGGCAATTCTCAAGGAGCACGGGTTGGAGGCTCATTTGAGCCCGATAGGACATCTCTCTGACCGTGGCGCACAGGGCCACTACATCGAAATCAGATAG
- a CDS encoding DUF4215 domain-containing protein, producing MQHLRTFPILFAGIFSLIAGCADDTTSGPPTMTDMGCTNCGDMPEDLTDDAPVVIPEVCGDGRLADDEECDDGNAESDDGCSSICEIEPGWVCDTAGEGCTASLCGDGVVAGDEACDDGNTEDGDGCSSNCETIEPNFICPTPGDACQSTVVCGDRRVGPGESCDDGNVEDGDGCSATCQLEAGWACSIPGAACRAAQCGDGILAGLEQCDDGDLDDSDGCSSTCTVEDGWACPANMSCFQTVCGDGNTEGSEQCDDGNNRPFDGCSADCKNEPSCSGGACVSICGDGVILPGPNQEPCDDGNTRDGDGCSANCTVEPGWTCTIEPQPLPTEFTLPLVIRDFKGIQWYDDNTTEYGHIDFNDPDDGNGSISFGIVNPQLGPDGRPDLAYAAANPADGTGLPKFSARFDEWYDSSSPWNVEVLRFLTLSRAANQDTFAYDSTAQGFPPYSTSGFFPIDDDGWVGQGSEALRASDANVNDGANHNFNFTTETRFFFEYEGDEVLSFSGDDDLWVFIDGRLCLDVGGIHPEIGAVMNLADPSQEPNATQRAIVESCRAHLDSLITQDNPTPLVEMVIFHAERHTTASNFEIELTGFVRKSSSCVETCGDGVVTISEVCDDGVNDGSYNGCSEDCLNFGDYCGDGTVNGPEACDNGGTNDGTYGGCNPDCSLAGFCGDGVVQPLDEACDDGVNDGSYGGCSEDCQTRSDFCGDGIVNGPEACDDGVAANLGEYDGCNPDCTRAPFCGDGIKQGDEECDDGNNSDIDGCTRTCIAPLL from the coding sequence ATGCAACACCTTCGCACGTTTCCGATCCTTTTCGCAGGCATCTTCTCGCTCATCGCAGGATGCGCCGATGACACCACGTCGGGACCTCCGACCATGACCGATATGGGCTGCACCAATTGTGGCGATATGCCCGAGGATTTGACGGACGACGCGCCAGTCGTGATTCCAGAGGTCTGCGGCGATGGCCGATTAGCCGACGACGAAGAATGCGATGACGGTAATGCTGAAAGCGATGATGGCTGCTCGAGTATCTGCGAAATCGAGCCAGGCTGGGTTTGTGACACCGCTGGTGAAGGATGTACTGCCTCTCTTTGTGGCGATGGAGTCGTGGCTGGCGACGAAGCGTGTGACGACGGAAACACCGAAGATGGTGACGGATGTTCGAGCAATTGCGAAACGATCGAACCAAACTTCATCTGCCCAACTCCAGGCGACGCTTGCCAGAGCACCGTTGTGTGCGGCGATAGACGGGTCGGTCCCGGAGAGTCGTGCGACGACGGGAATGTGGAAGATGGTGACGGTTGCTCGGCAACGTGCCAGCTTGAAGCAGGGTGGGCATGCTCGATTCCCGGAGCCGCCTGCCGCGCCGCTCAGTGCGGAGACGGCATACTCGCAGGCCTTGAACAATGTGATGACGGCGACCTTGACGATTCGGACGGTTGCTCTAGCACATGCACCGTTGAAGACGGTTGGGCCTGTCCAGCCAATATGTCCTGCTTTCAAACAGTTTGCGGGGACGGAAACACGGAAGGCTCTGAGCAATGCGACGATGGCAATAATCGACCTTTCGACGGCTGCTCGGCCGATTGCAAGAACGAGCCGAGTTGCTCCGGTGGAGCCTGTGTCTCAATTTGCGGCGACGGAGTCATCCTGCCCGGACCAAATCAGGAACCTTGCGACGACGGCAACACGCGAGATGGGGACGGATGCTCCGCGAACTGTACTGTGGAGCCAGGATGGACGTGTACCATCGAGCCACAACCTCTCCCTACCGAGTTTACACTTCCCCTCGTCATCCGGGATTTCAAGGGCATTCAATGGTACGACGACAACACCACAGAGTATGGACACATTGACTTCAATGACCCCGATGATGGAAACGGCTCAATCTCCTTTGGAATCGTCAATCCACAACTTGGACCCGATGGAAGGCCCGATCTGGCGTATGCAGCAGCCAACCCAGCTGATGGAACCGGACTCCCTAAGTTCAGCGCAAGGTTTGACGAGTGGTACGATAGCTCCAGCCCTTGGAATGTCGAGGTCCTAAGGTTCCTCACGCTATCCAGAGCCGCTAACCAAGACACCTTTGCATACGACTCAACCGCTCAGGGTTTCCCTCCGTACAGCACCAGCGGGTTCTTCCCCATCGACGATGACGGCTGGGTCGGACAAGGCTCCGAGGCCCTGCGTGCCTCTGATGCAAACGTTAATGACGGAGCCAACCACAACTTCAATTTCACTACCGAAACGCGCTTCTTCTTCGAATACGAAGGCGACGAAGTCCTTAGTTTCTCAGGAGACGACGACCTCTGGGTCTTCATCGACGGCCGACTTTGCCTCGATGTGGGTGGGATCCATCCTGAAATCGGAGCGGTGATGAATCTGGCCGACCCAAGCCAAGAGCCAAACGCTACCCAACGTGCAATCGTTGAGTCATGCCGCGCCCATCTCGACTCACTCATCACACAAGACAACCCGACACCGCTGGTCGAAATGGTTATCTTCCACGCTGAGCGCCATACCACCGCCAGCAACTTCGAAATCGAGCTCACGGGCTTTGTCCGAAAAAGCTCCTCATGCGTAGAAACCTGCGGCGATGGCGTCGTGACCATCAGCGAAGTCTGCGACGACGGCGTCAACGACGGCTCATACAATGGCTGCTCGGAAGATTGCCTAAACTTCGGCGACTATTGCGGCGACGGCACCGTCAATGGCCCAGAAGCATGCGATAACGGCGGCACAAACGATGGCACCTACGGTGGCTGCAACCCAGACTGCTCACTCGCCGGCTTCTGCGGAGACGGGGTAGTTCAACCACTTGACGAAGCCTGCGACGATGGCGTCAATGACGGCTCCTACGGCGGGTGCTCCGAGGATTGCCAGACACGTAGCGACTTCTGCGGAGATGGCATCGTCAATGGCCCAGAAGCCTGTGACGACGGCGTAGCCGCAAATCTGGGCGAGTACGATGGGTGTAACCCCGACTGCACGCGCGCCCCATTCTGTGGAGATGGAATAAAGCAAGGCGACGAGGAGTGTGACGATGGGAACAACAGTGACATCGATGGATGTACACGTACCTGCATCGCCCCACTCCTCTAA
- a CDS encoding hydrogen peroxide-inducible genes activator — MTPTLRQFEYIVALAETGQFVEAARTCGVSQPALSKQIKDVEYLLGFPVFERTRPLVIVTPAGQEIVRRAREILAKTEELMNAAKAAAGIRQGTVRLGVIPTIAPYGLPGFLMKLRKVFPDVSFAIQEIQTETLLTNLKSGAVDLALLAQPFDASGLSGKDVVIEPFVLLAPTGHPLSSPFSVNAEDLAGASLILMEDGHCLRDQAIDVCARAGRPPATSVTAASISTLVRMVESGLGATLLPASALAAEVRQGEGVQARSFGKRPPGRTITLQWRQTAPNGSWYEEIAQILREHYLELNAGLPKIAGPKPKIVAA; from the coding sequence ATGACCCCAACGCTCAGACAGTTCGAATATATTGTGGCACTGGCCGAAACCGGACAATTCGTTGAAGCGGCAAGGACTTGCGGGGTCAGCCAGCCAGCATTATCCAAACAAATTAAGGACGTAGAATACCTGCTGGGCTTCCCCGTTTTCGAGCGAACTAGGCCTCTTGTCATCGTAACACCTGCAGGCCAAGAGATCGTTCGGCGTGCACGCGAGATACTCGCCAAGACCGAAGAACTCATGAACGCGGCAAAGGCCGCGGCAGGCATTCGTCAAGGTACCGTGAGGCTTGGAGTGATTCCCACCATTGCGCCTTACGGGCTTCCGGGTTTCCTCATGAAGCTCCGAAAGGTCTTCCCCGACGTATCTTTCGCCATCCAAGAAATTCAAACCGAAACTCTGCTCACAAATCTGAAGTCGGGAGCGGTCGATCTCGCACTCTTGGCCCAACCGTTTGACGCGTCGGGCCTCTCAGGCAAAGACGTCGTGATCGAACCATTCGTACTACTCGCACCTACTGGCCATCCCCTCTCCTCGCCTTTCTCGGTCAATGCAGAAGACTTGGCCGGAGCGAGCCTTATCTTGATGGAAGACGGGCATTGCCTAAGAGATCAGGCCATAGACGTCTGTGCCAGAGCCGGCAGGCCTCCGGCCACTTCCGTGACCGCGGCGAGCATCTCCACCCTTGTCAGGATGGTCGAGAGCGGACTTGGGGCCACCCTTTTGCCCGCGAGCGCACTCGCTGCCGAGGTGAGACAGGGCGAAGGCGTTCAAGCTCGAAGCTTTGGAAAACGCCCACCCGGCCGAACGATTACCCTGCAATGGAGACAAACCGCCCCAAACGGCTCATGGTATGAAGAAATCGCCCAAATCCTGCGCGAACATTATCTTGAACTGAATGCCGGCCTCCCCAAGATCGCGGGGCCAAAGCCCAAGATTGTTGCAGCCTAG